GCGGGAACAACGACGCGAACGCGGCCGCACCCGCCCGCATCGCAGCCGCCCGGGCAGCGACGGCCGCATCGGTCACGAGCGCCTGGTCGAGGACGAGGCGACTCAGCATGTCCCGGGCCCCGAGCGGGCCGGCGGGGGCGGCCCAGACCGCGTCGAGATCGGCGGACAGCGGCGCCCCGGGTGCGCCCATCGTCGAGACCGCCACGACCCGGGTGACCTGCTGGGGACGGGCGGCCGCCAGGGCCAGCGCCACGGCACCACCCATGGAGTGACCCACCACGGCGTAGTGCTCCACACCGAGCGCGTCCATCAGGCCCGCGGCCTGCTCCGTCCACAACCGCAGCCCACCCCGGGAGCCCGCCGGGACAGGTGTACGGCCGAAACCCGCCTGGTCAGGAGCCACCAGGTGCCAGGACGTACCCAGCGCCCGCGCCGTCGTCGCCCAGGCGCCGGACCCGGTCGTACCGGGTCCGGAGCCGTGCAGCATCAGCACCGCGGGCCCGGCGCCGCTCGCCAGGACGTGGACGGGGGAGCCGTCGACCGTGACGGTCCGACGTGTCGTCACCGGGGCACGCCCCGGCCGCTCATGCCGGTGCGGAACTGACGGACTTCGAGAAGAGCTCCATCATCGCCTTGCCGAACTGCGGCATGTCGGGCCAGCCCCGGCAGGAGACGAGGTTGCCGTCCACCACGTCGGGAGCGTCGATGACCGTCGCGCCGGCGTTCTCCATGTCACCGGTGATGGGGGGAAAGCACGCCGTCTTCCGGCCCTTCAGCAGCCCGTACACCGCTGGCACCTGCGCGCCGTGGCACACCAGCGCCACCGGGAGGTCGCGTGCGAAGAAGTGCTCGGTGATGCGCCTGACGTCGGCGTCGACCCGGATCCACTCGGGGGCGCGTCCCCCGGGGATGATGAGGGCGTCGTAGCGCTCGACGTCGACCTCGGCCCAGGGCACGTCGACCGGCAGCTTCCGGCCGTTCTTCTCCACGTAGGCATCGGAGTTGGGGTCGAACTCGTGGATGACCAGTTGCACGTCACGCGTCGTCCGGGACGCGACGTCGACGTCCCAGCCGCCCTCCTGCACACGGTAGTAGGGATACATGGTGTCGAGTTCCTCGGCGGCGTCGCCGGTCAGGAGCAGCGCTCTGGGCACCTGCTTCTCCTCGCGTTCGGGGACG
Above is a window of Micromonospora yangpuensis DNA encoding:
- a CDS encoding alpha/beta fold hydrolase; its protein translation is MTTRRTVTVDGSPVHVLASGAGPAVLMLHGSGPGTTGSGAWATTARALGTSWHLVAPDQAGFGRTPVPAGSRGGLRLWTEQAAGLMDALGVEHYAVVGHSMGGAVALALAAARPQQVTRVVAVSTMGAPGAPLSADLDAVWAAPAGPLGARDMLSRLVLDQALVTDAAVAARAAAMRAGAAAFASLFPPPRARWVDGLTLPAQTLAAVRAPVLLVHGAEDRVTPLRTAAQPLLEQLADVRLHVFGRCGHVPAIEHPDEFRQLLSGFLARDRGHRSLGRFPDPTGR
- a CDS encoding DJ-1/PfpI family protein encodes the protein MPRALLLTGDAAEELDTMYPYYRVQEGGWDVDVASRTTRDVQLVIHEFDPNSDAYVEKNGRKLPVDVPWAEVDVERYDALIIPGGRAPEWIRVDADVRRITEHFFARDLPVALVCHGAQVPAVYGLLKGRKTACFPPITGDMENAGATVIDAPDVVDGNLVSCRGWPDMPQFGKAMMELFSKSVSSAPA